In Bacteroides cellulosilyticus, the genomic stretch GGAAGTCGGCGGACAAACATCATCATTATATCCCCAACTGAACCAACCGGGTACTGTAAGACAACGGGCAAAGTTCGCCGTATCATAATAACGCACCACTTCCAGTTCTTTAGCATCGGGAGCACCATAATAATAGAAATAATGCGGCCAGCCACAAGCACGTTTCTTCATAAAGGCTTCATGGTCGCACAGTGCCGGATGAACGGCAGCAAAGAAAGTGACGCGCGGATCAAGGGCCGCCGTCATCACAGAAAGTGCCCCACCCTGGCTGGAGCCTGTCACACCAAGTGCCTGCCCGTTATATTGCGGCAATTCACAGATGAAATCAACCGCACGTAAAGCACCGATAACCACCCGGTGATAATAGAAATTCCTCAAATCATTCCGGCAGAAAGTCCAGTAACCATTCAATGCACCATTCATCAGATTATCATAAAAAGATTGCTCCATAGTAACGGGAATACCATGGATGCCAACTTCCAATGTGATTGCACCTTGTTCCGCTGTATAAACATCTCCGGCATACGGACGTATACCTGCACCGGGCACACGCAACAGAGCCGGATACTTACCTTCTTTTTTCGGTACACAAAGGATACCGTAGAAACGGGAACCCCAACGATCTGTTTGAAAGCTGACATGATAGACATTGACTGTCGCAGTACATCGCTCGGGAAGCAGAGTCATCAAGGGTTGAAGCGATGTCCGGCGGGCGCCTTCCAGCTCTTTCGCCCAAAATTCACGAAAATCCGCGGGAAACTCCGTAATAGGCTGCAATTGTTCGGGAGCATAAGCAGCGGTCGCCAATCCTTCGTATTTACGATCACCTACGTGTGCCGTCACTTTACAACGCAGGAATCCGGATGTCTTCATCGTCCCTTGCAACTTTAATTCACCATTCTTCAGCAATACACCTTTCTTGACTTCGGTAGGATACATCTCCGGCCCCAGCTCATAATCCACCGTCACATTCTGCAAAAGATTCTGAGCTTTCAGCACTCTCACGGTAAATGTACATTTGTCATTCAAACGATAATTCCAATCGGTATGATCAGGAGAAACCATTACACGGATTTCATTACCGCGTATCTGCGCTGTTGCAGCAAGCATACACAACAGACATCCAAAAAGAAGTGATATTTTTCTCATGGTAGAAAACTAAGATTTGTTCGTTGTTGCAAATGTACGTGGTTTCGAAGAATAATAATGATACAATATTATCATATCACAATCTTCTTCTTCCTATAGTTTTCCCTGAACTCCTTCGGTGAACAATCTTTTTTACGTTTAAACATCCGGTTGAAGTTGGACAGATTATTGAAGCCGCAATCATAGCAGATTTCGGCAATGGTATGCGCCGAGTCCACCAGCAGGCGTGTAGCAAACCCCAGGCGAATATCTATAATATAGTCGGAAAGCGTCTTCCCTGTACGTAAACGGAAGAAACGGCTGAACGAAACCGGTGTCATGCCCACCATATCCGCCAGAGTATTCAAACGGATGTCTTCCTGATAATGATCGGCAATATATTTCTGTACCTTCTGCACCCGGCGGCTGTCAGAGAACGTCTCGATCTTAGCAAAGGAAGAACTGGACAGCACCTTTGCATCATCATACAAAGACAATTCATAAAGAATGCGCAGAAAATGCATCACTGCATAGAATCCCTGTTCTTCGGAAGCCAGTTTATCCAGCCAGTTATACACCTTCATGATGGCTTGCATGGGGAAACTAATGCCGCATTGCGCCTTTTCCAGCATACGTCGGATGCTGTCGAACTGGTTCTTATTCATGAAGTTCTTGAAAAACAGGTCGGATGAGAACTGAATCGTGATTTCCCGTATCTCCTTCGAAGTACATTCGTGTTGCTCCCACACATGCTCCAGTTCTTTGCCGGTG encodes the following:
- a CDS encoding acetylxylan esterase, giving the protein MRKISLLFGCLLCMLAATAQIRGNEIRVMVSPDHTDWNYRLNDKCTFTVRVLKAQNLLQNVTVDYELGPEMYPTEVKKGVLLKNGELKLQGTMKTSGFLRCKVTAHVGDRKYEGLATAAYAPEQLQPITEFPADFREFWAKELEGARRTSLQPLMTLLPERCTATVNVYHVSFQTDRWGSRFYGILCVPKKEGKYPALLRVPGAGIRPYAGDVYTAEQGAITLEVGIHGIPVTMEQSFYDNLMNGALNGYWTFCRNDLRNFYYHRVVIGALRAVDFICELPQYNGQALGVTGSSQGGALSVMTAALDPRVTFFAAVHPALCDHEAFMKKRACGWPHYFYYYGAPDAKELEVVRYYDTANFARCLTVPGWFSWGYNDDVCPPTSMYAAYNVVTSPKELHPYLETGHYWYQEQWDEWLAWLWKQLGIGK
- a CDS encoding helix-turn-helix domain-containing protein; this encodes MENSNYIMREITPLSDRDCFYIADRRKTEFTYPIHCHAEFELNFTEHAAGVRRVVGDSAEVISDYDLVLITGKELEHVWEQHECTSKEIREITIQFSSDLFFKNFMNKNQFDSIRRMLEKAQCGISFPMQAIMKVYNWLDKLASEEQGFYAVMHFLRILYELSLYDDAKVLSSSSFAKIETFSDSRRVQKVQKYIADHYQEDIRLNTLADMVGMTPVSFSRFFRLRTGKTLSDYIIDIRLGFATRLLVDSAHTIAEICYDCGFNNLSNFNRMFKRKKDCSPKEFRENYRKKKIVI